Within Pseudomonas tructae, the genomic segment TTGCTCACGCACTTGGGCCCACGGCGGATGGTCATGCCCGGAGTACCGCGATCGACCAGGAACGCCGTCACCGCGTTGCGCTGCTTGCCGTTGTGCTCGTAGGTGTCGGTGACGGCAAAGACAATGGCGAAATCGGCATGCCCGGCGTGGCTGATGAAGTGCTTGCTGCCGTTGAGCACGAAGTTGTCGCCCTCACGCACCGCGCGGGTCTTGATTGCATTGGCGTCGGAGCCCGCTCCAGGCTCGGTCAGCGCAAAGCAGTCGGTCTTCTCGCCCTGGATGCACGGCAGCAGGTAATCGTTGATCTGTTCATCCTTGCAGGCCATGAGGATCTTCGACGGCCGCGCGACGAACACATGCAAGGCCCAGGACACCTTGGACAGCTCACGCTCGATCAGCGCCTGGGACAGGTAGTCCAGGCCACCGCCGCCGACGTCCTCGGGCATGTTGAAGGCATAGAAGCCTGCGGCAATGGCTTTGCCGCGAATCTGCGCGGCGAGCTCTGGCGAGACCTCGTCGGCGCGGTCGACCGCCTCTTCATGGGGCAGTAACTCCTTGGCGACAAAACTGCGTACTGCTTCCACCAACATTTGTTGTTCTTGGGTCAGTTGGAAATTCATGAGTCGATCCTGAGGAAGTTCGTGTAAGTGTTTATTTACCAACGAATTTAGCGGCACGTTTCTCGACTGCTGCGCGCAAGGCTTCAGCGCCATCGGCGCTACGCCCGCAGAGCAGGCCGGCAGCCAGTTCGGCCTGCAGCTGTTCGGCCAAGGTGCGCTGAGCGCCATCGCGGAGCAGGCGTTTGGTTTGCGCAAACGCGAAGGTCGGACCAGTGGCCAGGCGCCCGGCCAGCTCGGCCGTCACCGCCAGCAACTGGTCATCGGCGCACACCTGGCCTACCAACCCAGCCGCCAGGGCGCGCTCGGCGCCCCATAGCTCATCAAGAAACAGCAGACGCTTGGCCTGTTCGCTGCCGATCAGCCGTGGCAGGTGCCAGCTGGCGCCGGCATCCGGGCTGTAGGCCATGCTGGTGTAGCCGGCCTTGAAACGTGCCGAGGCTGCCGCCACACGCAGGTCGCAGCACAGGCTCAGGTCCATGCCGGCGCCGACGGCGGTGCCGTTGATGGCGGCAATGGTGGGCTTGTCGAGGCTGTGCAGGCGCTGCATCAGGGCGTGGGCGGTTTCGGTCCAACCGTAGCTTTCCAGGGCGCCACGAGCCTGCGCCTCGGCCCATTCGGCCAGATCCGCCCCGGCGCAGAAGCTGCGGCCAGTGCCGGTCAGTACCACCACGCGCACAGCCGGATCGGCGTTGTGGGCTTCGAGCAGGGCGTGGAGGTTTCTCAGGCTGGGGATGTCCAGCGCGTTGCGCTGATCCGGGCGGTTGAGGGTGATCCAGGCAATGCCGGCTTCGACCTGGCTGAACAGCGACGCAGGAGTGGTCATGGGTGGCCTCGAATTATTGTGGTTGGTGTGAGGTGTGAGGCCATACTAAACGATCGTTCAACAGAGCGGCAAACCAACTAAAAATCTATAAATTACATAAATTTATAATTGTAAGTATATGTTTATTAACGGAAATATTTATTTTTTTCAAAGAATCGCTCGAAAGCGTTACAACTTCGAACAACTGAGTACACACCCACGGCTTCATGAAGCCCTAA encodes:
- a CDS encoding acyl-CoA dehydrogenase family protein, whose amino-acid sequence is MNFQLTQEQQMLVEAVRSFVAKELLPHEEAVDRADEVSPELAAQIRGKAIAAGFYAFNMPEDVGGGGLDYLSQALIERELSKVSWALHVFVARPSKILMACKDEQINDYLLPCIQGEKTDCFALTEPGAGSDANAIKTRAVREGDNFVLNGSKHFISHAGHADFAIVFAVTDTYEHNGKQRNAVTAFLVDRGTPGMTIRRGPKCVSNRGYHTFELFFDDCKVPASKVLGEIGKGWEVANAWLTAGRVMVAANCVGQAQRALEVSLQWAADRKQFGQPIGTYQGISFKLADMATQIRAAELLTLHTAWKMDQGSMSDGEAGMAKLFASEVLGKVADEAVQIYGGMGLMDEGPVERIWRNARIERVWEGTSEIQRHIISRELLRSLLR
- a CDS encoding enoyl-CoA hydratase/isomerase family protein, translating into MTTPASLFSQVEAGIAWITLNRPDQRNALDIPSLRNLHALLEAHNADPAVRVVVLTGTGRSFCAGADLAEWAEAQARGALESYGWTETAHALMQRLHSLDKPTIAAINGTAVGAGMDLSLCCDLRVAAASARFKAGYTSMAYSPDAGASWHLPRLIGSEQAKRLLFLDELWGAERALAAGLVGQVCADDQLLAVTAELAGRLATGPTFAFAQTKRLLRDGAQRTLAEQLQAELAAGLLCGRSADGAEALRAAVEKRAAKFVGK